In the genome of Hyphomicrobium sp. ghe19, the window TCGCGTACCCCGCTCCGAACCCGTCTTCCAAATAGTTGTAGGCAATAACGTTTCCACCTCCCGCGGCGCGCATCAGGAAAACTTTATTGAACGACCAGGAAATGTTGTTCTCGACGAGATTGTCGGAAGACCCAAGGCTGACGTCGATGCCGTAGCCCGCGCCGCCGGGATTGGGATCCTTCGTTTCGTGAAAATAGGAATCTCGGATCACACATCGAAAAGACCTGTACACATGAACACTCGCGCCTATTGAATGTTGTGACTCCACGTTTTTCAGCCAGCTGTAAGCAGCGAGCTCCATGAAGAAGTTTCCCCCGCCGTCGCCGCCTTCTCCGCCAAATACCTTCAGATCCTCGACACCGGCATTTTTTACGGCCGGCGCCTCAAAAGTCGTCAACTGCGCGGTGCGGGACGTTTCGAACGTAATGTGAAAGGGCGTGGTGAATGTTAGCGTTTTGTCGTTGATGCCAGCAATTTCCATCACCTGCGTAAGTGGCCGATCGGTACGAGAAAACCAGCCCTTGCAATTCTCATCGCAGTCGGCAGCCCAGTATGTCAGAGCCGGATCAGTGAGTGCGTCGATCAATACGATCTGACCAACGGAAAGACCCACGGTAGACTCGACGGTCACCGAATACGTTTCTTTGACCGCATCGGTCGTCAAGTTCGTCGATCTAAGGGGTTTGACCCACCGCACTCCAATTACGACAACAGCTTGATTGTTGCCGTCCGGCGCCTCGAGAACCGTCTGCGTCGGCCCTGCTCCACGCAGCGTGATGCCTTTGTTAACTCGGATCGGCCCCGAGCTGATTTTGAAGGTTCCCGCTGACAACTGCACAACTTGTCCCTCCGGACACCGAGCAATTTCTGCCTGTATCCCGGCCCTCGCGTCCGCTGATCCATTTCCGAATGTGGACGCCTCTACTTTGGCGCAAATGGTAGAACGATCCGGAATCCCGCCAGGAATGCCTGGATTCCACAGAGTATCGCGTTGCGGCGGCAGCAGCTGTGCGCCGACCGATGACGGCGTGAGCGCAGCGAGTAGTGCGAAAAAAACAGCACCCACATTTCGCATCACGAGAATTTCCTTGAGACCGTGCCGCCATACGAAAATTTTCATCCGATGGCTGCGTGCTTCAACTGCGGTCATATTGGTGTGACCTATGATGCGCGCAAAGGGGCGAAGGCAGCATTTCGAACCGCCTCTGGAGTTCGCGATTTTGCCGATATCATCGCCGCAACGTCGGTCGGTTGGACGCGGCTCAGGAATTCTCGCGCACCCTCCTGATCGAGCGGAGTGGGCTCCCAGTAAGCGCGGCACAGGGAATCGTCGGATACGAACGTCCTAGCTTGCGCGCCGATCACTTCGTCTACGAACACTCCGTAGAGGGTCCATTCTGAAAAGTGCAGCTGTCCGGCAACAGACGAGAACCAGGGCCGCCCTGTTCTTTCAGAAATGCGGGAGAGCATTTGTCGAACGAACACCGGATTCCAGGCAAGCAGCGAGGACACGTAATTTGTAAATGGGGGCTCAGCCGGCGGCAGTCCCAAGAGTGAACGCGCCACCGTATGCCAAATCATGTGACGCGGCAGCCTTTCGTCTACGCCGCCCTCCTCGCGATAGAACCGGACTGTGCCATCGCGACTGAATGTTTCTGGTTCAAATGGCCGTATAAACTCGACATCTGAATCGACGAGAAGGGCTACATCATCGGTGCATTCCGCGACAGCCGCCAACTTGATCACCTGCTGCAAAATCCATCCGCGCACGGGAGGGAAAGGACGGCGAAGGTTGAGCGTGTACTTCGTGAAGGGCATCCGAATGAAAGATGAGGGCAAGAATTCGGACTCGGAGCGGATGTGCGTTCGCGGGCCGCCCAGGGCGCGGAACTGTTCGCGATCGGCGTCCGGGACAATTATATGATGGTGGACGGTGTCGGGCGTGTAGCGAAGAACCGATCTGTGCAGGTCTGCACACATTTCAAAATCGGGAGCGAAGCTCGGCGTGAAAATTGCCATTCGCATTTAGGATCTCCTGCACTTCGATTCCTGCAGTCGGGCGTGGATGGGTTCGTCTGACGAACTTTCCCGAATCCATAAGCGCCGCGCCGACGACTCTTTACCCTGGATCACGAACGAGCCCTGGCATCCATCACGTGTGCGATTAGCAACGGGAAGATTCGAGGACATTCGATCAGATATCGACGCGCGAGACGTTTCGGATCGGACAGCAGGCGGTGAAGCCACTCCAGGCCAAGTCGCTGAACCCATTGCGGCGCACGCCGCTGCTTCTGGGTCAGAAAATCGATCGATGCGCCGATACAAAGACCGACGCCGGTCACATCTCCGCACTCATAGAGACGTTGAGCCAATTTTTCTTGTTGCGGCATTCCAACGGCCAGGAACACTAGGTCGGCGCCAGTTGTCCGCACGAAGTCGATACATTTCATCACTTCCGCTTCGGCTTTACTGAAACCCATCGGCGGCGTGAAAGAAGCGATTTTAAGCCCCGGAAATCGCTCGGCGAGCGTGTCACAATCAGCTGCGCTCGGTCCGATGATCGCAACTTTCAGGTGCTGTTCGGACGCGCGGGCAACAAGGGCCGCAGTCAGATCGCTCCCCGTAATGACGTCGAGCTTCACCCCACAAATCCGGCCCAAGCGACTGAGTATCCGGCTGTCGCAATACACTCGCCAAGCGGAAGCATATATGGGCTTTAACCCGTTTCCCTCGTGCAGCTGAACAACGTGGTGCACGTTCGGGGTCACGATGAATCTAAAGGGCTCCTTAGTGACCTTCAGAATTTCATCGATCGCACTATCAATGCATGCACCCTCGAAATCAATTCCGAGAAAGTGCGTTCTGCCGTCTGGCATCATCCCCCGACCCGGTGCGCCTTTCCAGCGTTCTGCATATCCTCGACATCAGCGTGATTGGCGCGCCAGATCCAACCCCGCTCGGCATTGACGCGCGCCGTTGCATTCGCCTTGCCCAGTCGCAAGCAGGAATGCTGGTAGGAGCGGAGAAAATTTCTGAACTCGTGATCGTCGTAGCGCGGGAGTCGTCTGAGCGCGCTTCTGAGATAGCCCCAAAGCATCGCCACGCTGCCCACAAGCATCGGATACGCAGGCAAACGATAAACAGCGACCGCCAGGTAGTACACCGGGGAAGTGCCCATAAAGTACTGGCCAAAGCCGTGACGAAGCCGTCCCGTCCAAATTCCTTTCTCGCTTGAACCCATCGGCCGCAGGTGGATGAAACGGATCGCCTCCAAATCACGGCTCTCAGCAATCCAACCGAGCATGCGAGCGCGGTGGCAGTCGATGCCGTCCCACATTACCTGCCGCACGAACCCGCCGATCTCCTTGAAACACGAGACGCGGTAAAACTTCGACATCCCGACCGACATCTCGTCGCCACAGATCTCCGGCACCAGTGCACCGCTCTGAGGATGAACGTACCAAGGTTTTCCCGACGTCGTACCGATTCGCGGGTCGCTCTCCATGCGCTGCATGAGCAGTTCGAAATACTGGACCGGCAAGTCCAGATCCATGTCGAGCTTGCACAGATAATCAAAATCTTCGAGACGCACCGCTTCGAGCCCAGCGTAGAAAGCGTCGACTACGCCTGGCCCAACCTGCCGGCGGCCGCGGTCAACGCGCCGCACGACCTTCAGATAGGGCAGCCTACGTTCGTACTCCTCCAAGATGGCTGGCGTTTCATCGGTCGATCCGTCATCCACCACAACCCATAGTGCGGGAGGGATTGATTGGGCTGACACGCTCTCAAGCGTCCGCCGAAGGTACTTCGCCTCATCCCGACATGGGGAAATGAGCAGGTAACGTCGCGAGCTGTCCATGATGAAAAAGGCTCGTTGAATTTATTGGACGCGAGATTACAGTTGGTTGCACTAATTTGATACGCGAAGTTTTCTGAATGGTTATTTGCACTTATCGCGGATATTTTATTCCACTCGATGATGCTGTTTTGCATCTGCACCCGGATAGACAGAACACGTCAAATTATATGACGGCTTTCCGTTCACCTGCCGGACGTCGGGGGGGGCTAGTGCAAATCGGCCATCAATGATGATCGGAAGCCACCATTATTTTTTCCATTAGCCGCTCACAATTTTCTCGCCCATGTCGCTCAAACATATAGGGAATTATTAAATCGCCGAGAATATTGTGGCGGCGACTTGTCGGGTGGCGCGGCGCTTGCAGGGGTGGGCCTGAGATCTTGGAGTGATCGCATGAAAGTCTTCTTGACGGGCCATCGGGGCTATATCGGCACAGTCATGACGCCGGCCCTCATTGCTGCCGGCCACAGTGTTACGGGTTGCGACAGCGATCTTTATGAACGGTGCACATTCGCCCACGGCGGCGAGATCGTCGACATTCCGACGATCCGCAAGGATATTCGCGATCTCGAGCGCAGCGATCTCGCCGGGTTCGACGCTGTCATTCACCTCGCGGCGCTTTCCAACGATCCGCTAAGCGATCTCAACCGCGAAACGACATATGCAATCAATCATCGCGGAAGCGTGCATATTGCCGAGGTTGCGAAAAGCGCGGGCGTCGGCCGCTTTGTAATGGCCTCCTCATGTAGCAATTACGGATTGGCCGGCGACAATTTCGTCGACGAGACGGCCGCCCTCAACCCCGTTACCGCCTATGGAGAATCGAAGGTCTGGTCGGAGCGCGATATCTCGAAACTCGCCAGCGGCGATTTCAGCCCGACGTTCTTGCGCCCGGCCACGGCATACGGGCTTTCGCCAAGAATGCGTTTCGACATCGTCCTCAACAATCTCGTCGCATGGGCAGTGACGAAAGGGCTGATCTATCTGAAATCCGACGGCACTCCCTGGCGCCCGATCGTACATATCGAAGATATTTCGCAGGCCTTTGTCGCTGCGCTGGCGGCGCCGACCGAGAAAATTTTCAACCAGGCATTCAATGTCGGCAGCACGTCCGAGAATTACAGGATCAGTGAGATCGCAAGTATCGTCGCCGAAGTCGTTCCCGATTGCCGCGTCGAATACGCTACCGATGCCGGTCCCGACAAGCGCTGCTATCGTGTGAACTTCGATAAGATCTCTCGCGCTCTGCCCGACTTCAAGCCGCGCTGGACCGCGCGAGCCGGCGCGCAACAAGTTTATGATGCGTTCCGATCCTCGGGCCTCACTCTGGAAGAGTTCGAGGGGCCCCGATACCAGCGCATCAGTCACATCAAAAAGCTATTGGCCGACGGGATTATCGACGCCTCGCTTCGCCATACTGCTGCTGCCGCCGCTGAATAGGCTCCAGTGATGTGCTGACTACAATTGATGCGCGTTCACAACGGTGGACACCATTCCAAATAGGACATAATCCGCATGCTCGTTGCTCTGCGACTTGTCAATTGGCGTCGTCAGCGACATGAATAAGTATTTCCAGGAGAACAAACCCATTGCGGGGCTCGGCCGGGCATCTCTGCATAGCGGCGTGATCGTGCTTGCTGCGAAGTGCGTGGGTGTTGTCTCGCAAGTCGTGTCGATGATTGTACTGGCGCGCTTGCTCAGTCCTAATGACGTGGGTCTGACAGCAACGATTTTTGCGCTGATCGCCTTTGGTCCGTCGCTTGTCGATTTGGGCACCTCCGAAGCAACAAGTCAGAAGACCCACATTACTGAGGCCGAGGTTTCATCTCTTTTCTGGCTCAACGTCGCGATCGGTGTCGCGCTGACGGCCGTCTTTGCCGCCTCCAGTGGACTTATCGCAAGCTTTTATGGTGAACCGGCGCTCGGAGGCATCGCGCTTGCCGCATCCTTGACATTCGTTGCTGCCGGCTTCTCAACGCAGCATTCGGCTTTGCTGCGGCGAGCGATGCAATTCCGCAGCCTCGCCGTTGTCGATATCTGCTCTAATCTGATCAGCAGCGTTCTCGGCATCGTCATGGCACTGACGGGATGGGGCTATTGGGCTCTC includes:
- a CDS encoding right-handed parallel beta-helix repeat-containing protein encodes the protein MQLSAGTFKISSGPIRVNKGITLRGAGPTQTVLEAPDGNNQAVVVIGVRWVKPLRSTNLTTDAVKETYSVTVESTVGLSVGQIVLIDALTDPALTYWAADCDENCKGWFSRTDRPLTQVMEIAGINDKTLTFTTPFHITFETSRTAQLTTFEAPAVKNAGVEDLKVFGGEGGDGGGNFFMELAAYSWLKNVESQHSIGASVHVYRSFRCVIRDSYFHETKDPNPGGAGYGIDVSLGSSDNLVENNISWSFNKVFLMRAAGGGNVIAYNYLEDGFGAGYATMQENGLNASHMTTSHHVLFEGNEAFNLSSDGRWGNAIYITYFRNHATTLRRDVSKLGFARDKDNRYGVWVAAHHYWYSLIGNVIGYAGMSPKPYSSFVYEDTYPFGDRHAVAMYTLGAPDSTGAPEIKTYDPKVVTTTIRDGNFDYATNTVKWDRPAQEIPSSLYLKSKPAFFGNCAWPWIDPLGDTKIKVLPARARFDGNPSACGEKASRAD
- a CDS encoding DUF6492 family protein, giving the protein MRMAIFTPSFAPDFEMCADLHRSVLRYTPDTVHHHIIVPDADREQFRALGGPRTHIRSESEFLPSSFIRMPFTKYTLNLRRPFPPVRGWILQQVIKLAAVAECTDDVALLVDSDVEFIRPFEPETFSRDGTVRFYREEGGVDERLPRHMIWHTVARSLLGLPPAEPPFTNYVSSLLAWNPVFVRQMLSRISERTGRPWFSSVAGQLHFSEWTLYGVFVDEVIGAQARTFVSDDSLCRAYWEPTPLDQEGAREFLSRVQPTDVAAMISAKSRTPEAVRNAAFAPLRAS
- a CDS encoding WecB/TagA/CpsF family glycosyltransferase, with protein sequence MMPDGRTHFLGIDFEGACIDSAIDEILKVTKEPFRFIVTPNVHHVVQLHEGNGLKPIYASAWRVYCDSRILSRLGRICGVKLDVITGSDLTAALVARASEQHLKVAIIGPSAADCDTLAERFPGLKIASFTPPMGFSKAEAEVMKCIDFVRTTGADLVFLAVGMPQQEKLAQRLYECGDVTGVGLCIGASIDFLTQKQRRAPQWVQRLGLEWLHRLLSDPKRLARRYLIECPRIFPLLIAHVMDARARS
- a CDS encoding glycosyltransferase family A protein yields the protein MDSSRRYLLISPCRDEAKYLRRTLESVSAQSIPPALWVVVDDGSTDETPAILEEYERRLPYLKVVRRVDRGRRQVGPGVVDAFYAGLEAVRLEDFDYLCKLDMDLDLPVQYFELLMQRMESDPRIGTTSGKPWYVHPQSGALVPEICGDEMSVGMSKFYRVSCFKEIGGFVRQVMWDGIDCHRARMLGWIAESRDLEAIRFIHLRPMGSSEKGIWTGRLRHGFGQYFMGTSPVYYLAVAVYRLPAYPMLVGSVAMLWGYLRSALRRLPRYDDHEFRNFLRSYQHSCLRLGKANATARVNAERGWIWRANHADVEDMQNAGKAHRVGG
- a CDS encoding NAD(P)-dependent oxidoreductase, which codes for MKVFLTGHRGYIGTVMTPALIAAGHSVTGCDSDLYERCTFAHGGEIVDIPTIRKDIRDLERSDLAGFDAVIHLAALSNDPLSDLNRETTYAINHRGSVHIAEVAKSAGVGRFVMASSCSNYGLAGDNFVDETAALNPVTAYGESKVWSERDISKLASGDFSPTFLRPATAYGLSPRMRFDIVLNNLVAWAVTKGLIYLKSDGTPWRPIVHIEDISQAFVAALAAPTEKIFNQAFNVGSTSENYRISEIASIVAEVVPDCRVEYATDAGPDKRCYRVNFDKISRALPDFKPRWTARAGAQQVYDAFRSSGLTLEEFEGPRYQRISHIKKLLADGIIDASLRHTAAAAAE